The following proteins are co-located in the Trichormus variabilis 0441 genome:
- a CDS encoding phosphate-starvation-inducible PsiE family protein produces MNNKIQKRTKSRFLFCDRWLDRHAIVRNMEAFQDLLVIILCLALFAVMLIQLWGIFVAITQSLDYKHITAKMLFILILVELFRLLMVYLQEHSIAVGVAVEVAIVSVLREVVVHGALEISAIQTGAICGLLFILGALLIVCAKTPHMDCISANTKMCPIFYQGRKEKETDFEFQYSRRCDKNQPLG; encoded by the coding sequence ATGAACAATAAAATACAAAAGCGTACCAAGAGTAGATTTCTATTTTGCGATCGCTGGTTAGATCGCCATGCTATTGTTCGTAATATGGAAGCTTTTCAAGATTTATTAGTCATAATCTTGTGTTTAGCTTTATTTGCCGTGATGTTAATCCAGTTGTGGGGCATATTTGTTGCCATCACACAGTCACTAGACTATAAACACATAACGGCAAAAATGCTATTTATCTTGATTTTGGTCGAATTATTTAGACTATTAATGGTCTACTTGCAAGAGCATAGCATTGCTGTAGGTGTAGCTGTAGAAGTGGCAATTGTATCAGTACTACGAGAAGTAGTTGTTCACGGCGCACTAGAAATTTCTGCAATTCAGACAGGTGCAATTTGTGGTTTATTATTTATCCTGGGTGCATTACTGATAGTTTGTGCCAAAACACCACACATGGATTGCATTAGTGCAAATACAAAAATGTGTCCGATTTTTTATCAAGGGCGTAAAGAAAAAGAAACAGATTTTGAATTTCAATATTCGCGCCGTTGTGACAAAAATCAACCTTTGGGGTAA
- a CDS encoding RNA recognition motif domain-containing protein, with the protein MSVRLYIGNLPKEEIDRQELQAVFAAEGDAVTTKLIKDRKTGKCRGFGFLTVNNDEQADQIIEKYNGQMFKETPIKLEKALPRTKGDEGEEQATPKPATTSGGHAAPNTNKEGSRRDKGAKKSRRGGGNRENTTTTTTDSDAIRPDPRWASELEKLKQILAAQATN; encoded by the coding sequence ATGTCCGTGCGCCTATACATAGGCAATTTGCCAAAAGAAGAAATAGACCGTCAAGAATTGCAAGCGGTTTTTGCCGCAGAAGGCGATGCTGTGACGACGAAACTCATCAAAGACCGCAAAACAGGCAAATGCCGTGGTTTTGGGTTTTTGACAGTAAACAACGATGAACAAGCTGACCAAATTATCGAAAAGTATAATGGTCAGATGTTCAAAGAAACGCCTATCAAGTTAGAAAAAGCTTTACCACGAACCAAAGGTGATGAAGGTGAGGAGCAAGCAACTCCTAAACCAGCAACTACCTCTGGCGGTCATGCGGCTCCTAATACAAACAAAGAAGGTAGTCGTCGTGACAAAGGCGCTAAGAAGTCTCGACGTGGCGGCGGTAATCGGGAAAATACCACCACAACCACTACTGATTCCGATGCTATTCGTCCAGATCCCCGTTGGGCTTCTGAATTAGAAAAGCTGAAGCAGATACTAGCAGCTCAAGCCACAAATTAA
- a CDS encoding tetratricopeptide repeat protein has translation MRLPFYKYRIVALLSLILLGECLTPANATIPAIPKLLAQYSLPTAPTLLNQGLQAIQAGRIQDAIAAFQSAIQLDPNLAAAHYNLGLALRQTGQLQPAADAFYRATQSDPNFALAFANLGGSLLEGNNLQQANDYLQRALELEPRLGFAHYNLGLVRQQQQNWEGAIASFQKAVELSKNAPEPHYYLGLCYLQLGKLDEAKNAFNQAIKINPRYSEAHYNLGVILFNQGNSQEALIAFRNSAEANPNYPNAYYGAGLVFTQLNQYSEAAKVFNHARNLYNTQGNPQWAKNSEQLLQQVQNLNSVPRGGNNN, from the coding sequence ATGAGATTACCATTCTATAAATATCGCATAGTAGCGTTGCTGAGTTTGATATTACTAGGTGAATGCTTGACACCAGCCAACGCAACTATCCCCGCCATCCCCAAACTATTAGCACAATATAGTCTTCCTACAGCCCCAACCTTATTAAATCAGGGATTACAGGCAATTCAAGCTGGGAGAATCCAAGATGCGATCGCCGCTTTTCAATCAGCCATTCAGTTAGATCCTAACCTAGCCGCAGCTCACTACAATCTGGGTTTAGCCCTGCGACAAACCGGACAATTACAGCCAGCCGCCGACGCATTTTATCGCGCTACTCAAAGTGACCCCAATTTTGCTTTAGCCTTTGCTAATTTAGGCGGCTCATTATTAGAAGGTAATAATTTACAACAAGCAAACGACTATTTGCAACGTGCATTGGAATTAGAACCCAGGCTGGGTTTTGCACATTATAACTTGGGTTTGGTGAGGCAGCAGCAACAAAATTGGGAAGGAGCGATCGCCTCATTTCAAAAAGCAGTAGAATTGAGTAAAAATGCACCTGAGCCTCATTATTATCTAGGACTTTGTTATTTACAATTAGGTAAATTAGATGAGGCAAAAAATGCTTTTAATCAAGCTATAAAAATCAACCCACGATACTCCGAAGCTCATTATAATTTGGGCGTTATCTTATTTAATCAAGGCAACTCCCAAGAAGCATTAATAGCCTTTAGAAATTCGGCCGAAGCTAATCCTAATTATCCCAATGCTTATTACGGTGCAGGATTAGTTTTCACCCAATTAAATCAATATAGTGAAGCGGCGAAAGTATTTAATCACGCCAGGAATTTATATAATACCCAAGGTAATCCTCAATGGGCAAAAAATTCTGAACAATTGTTACAACAAGTACAAAATTTAAATTCCGTACCACGCGGAGGTAATAATAATTAA
- a CDS encoding zinc metalloprotease HtpX: MPSHTESALEAGLAALKQGNYQTAIAQLEPIATQGNGTASLQARVGLVMAYARSGELKKAIALCQTLTESQNTQVKEWANVALTHLTKKRKKPQNPDHAAADTSPAATTKPHYSSSVPSVGLQNRYVGNNGLLNSPGYTQPKEFGIYWRQAKRAKVWQPLKKPSLIPLRLLSVGTFIALFWVLKEILKSVMAAINITLVKLPYVEPLQLLYRDPSRLILAILFIAIAASPWLLDWLLAYFYGQKELSKDLLPNYSRETSRVLHRYCQQRHWPSPQLRILPIAAPIALTYGNLPRNARIVVSQGLLEQLADDEIAAIYAAQLGQITHQDFVLMSLLLLITLPIYQLYQQVAVWADKLSKGAFHWPLTITSSLLYGLWCVLTGTGLLYSRLRPYHSDRLAAEVTGNPNGLTRALLKISIGIANDVKREEQTSGLLESLNLLLPVSYQQSISLGSIAGHLNFESLLMWDSINPYRRWLTVNNTHPLIGDRIRNLCQIAQHWHIDPEVHITSQQSLSEQTLQVTHQSFLRQTAPFLGVPLGFVFAGLIWLVWQTAFALKFLNLKWIYEDLSFVTGCLLIGFSIGTVIRMNSFFPNIKQSNIHTDQQLPHLLANPSSLPIDSVPVQFVGKLLGRQGMSNFLSQDLILQSSTGLVKLHHVSWLGQPINPQDLVGRQIIVTGWFRRGATPWIDIQTIQTQSGKTINSPHPIWSIILAVAAQAWGAYIFLVG, from the coding sequence ATGCCTTCACATACTGAATCGGCTTTGGAGGCTGGTTTAGCGGCCCTCAAGCAGGGAAATTATCAAACAGCGATCGCTCAACTAGAACCCATCGCCACCCAGGGGAATGGAACGGCTAGCCTGCAAGCTAGAGTGGGTTTAGTCATGGCCTATGCACGCAGTGGCGAACTCAAGAAAGCGATCGCCCTGTGTCAAACTCTAACCGAAAGCCAAAATACCCAGGTGAAAGAATGGGCTAATGTTGCCCTGACACACCTGACAAAAAAACGCAAAAAGCCGCAAAATCCTGATCATGCAGCCGCAGATACATCTCCAGCCGCAACTACCAAGCCTCACTACTCATCATCTGTGCCATCTGTAGGCTTGCAAAATAGATATGTAGGTAACAACGGCTTATTAAACTCTCCAGGCTATACCCAACCCAAAGAATTTGGGATTTATTGGCGACAAGCAAAACGCGCCAAAGTCTGGCAACCTTTAAAAAAGCCCAGTTTAATACCTTTGCGGTTGCTGTCAGTAGGAACATTCATTGCCCTGTTTTGGGTGCTGAAAGAAATCCTCAAGTCCGTTATGGCAGCCATTAACATCACCTTAGTGAAACTGCCTTACGTAGAACCATTACAGCTGTTATATCGAGATCCTAGCAGATTGATATTAGCCATTTTGTTCATAGCGATCGCTGCATCCCCTTGGTTGCTAGATTGGCTACTGGCTTATTTTTATGGACAAAAAGAGTTATCTAAAGACCTATTGCCTAATTACAGTCGGGAAACCTCCCGTGTTCTACATCGCTACTGCCAACAGCGACATTGGCCGTCACCCCAACTACGAATTTTACCCATAGCTGCACCCATAGCATTAACCTATGGAAACCTACCCAGAAACGCCAGAATCGTTGTTAGTCAGGGGTTATTAGAACAACTGGCAGATGATGAAATTGCTGCTATTTATGCCGCACAACTAGGACAGATCACTCACCAAGATTTTGTCCTGATGTCATTGCTATTGTTGATCACCCTACCAATTTATCAATTGTATCAGCAAGTTGCTGTATGGGCAGACAAATTATCCAAAGGCGCATTTCATTGGCCGTTGACCATTACTTCTAGTTTGCTTTATGGGTTGTGGTGTGTGTTGACTGGTACGGGGTTGCTTTACTCACGACTGAGACCTTACCATAGCGATCGCCTAGCGGCAGAAGTTACAGGTAATCCCAATGGCTTGACTCGCGCCTTGCTGAAAATTAGCATCGGCATTGCCAATGATGTAAAAAGAGAAGAACAAACCAGTGGTTTATTAGAAAGCTTAAACCTCCTGCTACCAGTCAGCTATCAACAAAGCATTTCTTTAGGGAGTATTGCTGGTCATTTGAACTTTGAATCTTTGTTGATGTGGGATAGTATCAACCCCTATCGTCGTTGGTTAACAGTTAATAATACCCATCCTTTAATAGGCGATCGCATCCGTAACCTCTGTCAAATAGCCCAGCATTGGCATATAGATCCAGAAGTTCATATAACTAGCCAACAATCACTCAGTGAACAGACATTACAAGTCACCCATCAATCATTCTTACGGCAAACTGCTCCTTTTTTAGGAGTTCCTCTAGGTTTTGTCTTTGCCGGATTGATTTGGCTAGTTTGGCAAACTGCCTTTGCCCTCAAGTTTTTAAATTTAAAGTGGATTTATGAAGATTTATCTTTCGTGACAGGTTGCCTACTCATCGGCTTCAGCATTGGTACAGTCATCAGGATGAACTCCTTTTTTCCCAACATTAAGCAAAGCAACATCCACACAGATCAACAACTACCCCACCTGTTAGCAAATCCCTCTAGCCTACCCATAGATAGCGTTCCCGTGCAGTTTGTCGGCAAGTTATTAGGTCGCCAAGGCATGAGTAACTTTCTATCCCAAGACTTAATTCTCCAATCCAGCACAGGCTTAGTGAAATTACATCATGTTTCTTGGCTAGGACAACCAATTAATCCCCAGGATTTGGTTGGTCGGCAAATTATTGTTACAGGTTGGTTTCGCCGAGGTGCTACACCCTGGATAGACATCCAAACCATCCAAACCCAAAGTGGCAAAACTATTAATAGTCCCCACCCCATCTGGTCTATTATCTTGGCAGTCGCAGCCCAAGCTTGGGGAGCCTATATTTTCCTTGTAGGTTAG
- the hemB gene encoding porphobilinogen synthase: MFPTHRPRRLRTHPQLRRMVRETVLTTNDLIYPLFAVPGEGIANEVKSMPGVYQLSVDKIVEEAKEVYDLGIPAIILFGIPADKDTDATGAWHDCGIVQKAATAVKSAVPDLIVIADTCLCEYTSHGHCGYLQVGDLTGRVLNDPTLELLKKTAVSQAKAGADIIAPSGMMDGFVQAIRAGLDEAGFQDTPILSYAAKYASAYYGPFRDAADSTPQFGDRRTYQMDPGNSREAIKEIELDIAEGADMLMVKPALAYMDIIWRVKEASNLPVAAYNVSGEYSMVKAAALNGWIDEQRVVMETLTGFKRAGADLILTYHAKDAARWL; this comes from the coding sequence ATGTTTCCAACACATCGCCCTCGTCGTTTACGTACCCATCCCCAATTACGCCGCATGGTACGTGAGACTGTATTGACTACCAATGATTTGATTTACCCGTTGTTTGCTGTCCCAGGTGAAGGAATTGCCAATGAAGTAAAATCTATGCCTGGAGTCTATCAACTATCGGTAGATAAAATTGTCGAAGAGGCAAAAGAAGTTTACGATTTAGGCATTCCGGCAATTATTTTGTTTGGTATTCCCGCAGATAAGGATACAGATGCCACAGGTGCTTGGCATGATTGCGGTATTGTCCAGAAGGCGGCGACTGCGGTGAAATCAGCCGTACCTGATTTAATTGTGATTGCGGATACTTGTTTATGTGAGTATACCAGTCACGGTCATTGCGGTTATTTGCAAGTGGGTGATTTGACAGGAAGAGTATTAAATGACCCTACTTTAGAACTATTGAAGAAAACCGCAGTTTCCCAAGCCAAAGCTGGTGCGGATATTATCGCGCCTTCCGGGATGATGGATGGCTTTGTGCAGGCAATTCGCGCTGGTTTAGATGAGGCTGGATTTCAAGACACGCCAATTTTGTCCTATGCTGCTAAGTATGCTTCAGCTTATTATGGCCCATTTAGGGATGCAGCAGATTCTACACCACAATTTGGCGATCGCAGAACCTACCAAATGGACCCTGGGAACTCCCGCGAAGCCATCAAAGAAATTGAACTAGATATTGCTGAAGGGGCTGATATGTTGATGGTGAAGCCGGCTTTGGCTTACATGGACATTATCTGGCGGGTGAAGGAAGCCAGTAATTTACCTGTGGCTGCTTACAATGTATCTGGTGAATATTCGATGGTGAAAGCTGCGGCGCTGAATGGTTGGATTGATGAACAGCGTGTAGTTATGGAAACTCTGACTGGGTTTAAGCGTGCTGGTGCTGACTTGATTTTAACCTATCACGCTAAAGATGCTGCGCGTTGGTTGTAG
- a CDS encoding elongation factor G — MSEKVRLGSRNVAIVGPYLSGKTTLLESLLFVTGAISRKGSVKDSNTVGDSASESHDRHMSVEISTACAEYNDIRFTFIDCPGSVEFTQETYNALMGVDAAIVVCEPIRERVLTLAPLFKFLDDWEIPHLVFVNKMDRANIHVLETLHALKAVSSRPLVAHQYPIMAGEQLTGFIDMVSEQAYQYHPGAPADPIPFPEHLKQEEHTARAEMLEALANFDDHLLEELLEDIEPPQEEILKDLKMELGADLVVPVFFGVAEQDYGVRPLLEALLREAPEPETTAARRLKGKASNTPIAQVLKTYYTPQGGKLSLVRVWQGKLTDGIVLNGVRAGGIYHLMGQQQQSVNEVGAGEIVALSRLEGIKTGDTISTEQSIELPKAQQLEPVYALAITPEKRNDEVKLSSAISKLLEEDPSLAWEQHGDTHEVILWGQGEIHLQVALDRLRRKYNLPMSTHLPQVPYKETIRKPVTSVHGRYKHQSGGHGQFGDVFLDIKPLPRGEGFNFKESIVGGVVPRQYIPGVEMGVREFLVHGPLGFPVVDVAVTLTNGSYHTVDSSEQAFKQAARLAMQTGIPQAQPTLLEPILRVEVTTPSEFTSKVLQLLSGRRGQILGYEGRQDWQGWDNISAYLPQAEMQNFIVELRSLTLGVGYFHWAYDHLQEVPEKLAERVLASNGNGSNGNGK, encoded by the coding sequence ATGAGCGAAAAAGTCAGATTAGGTTCGCGGAATGTTGCCATTGTCGGCCCTTATTTAAGTGGAAAAACAACTTTACTAGAAAGCTTATTATTTGTCACAGGAGCGATTTCTCGCAAAGGCAGCGTTAAGGATAGTAACACAGTTGGGGATAGTGCGAGTGAATCACATGATCGCCACATGAGCGTAGAAATCAGCACCGCCTGCGCTGAGTATAACGACATTCGTTTTACTTTTATAGACTGTCCGGGTAGCGTTGAATTTACCCAAGAAACATATAACGCTTTAATGGGTGTTGATGCGGCAATTGTAGTCTGCGAACCAATACGTGAAAGAGTCCTCACCCTTGCTCCTCTATTTAAATTCCTAGACGATTGGGAAATTCCCCATCTTGTCTTTGTGAATAAAATGGATCGAGCAAACATTCATGTCCTCGAAACATTACACGCCCTCAAAGCAGTTTCCAGTCGTCCCTTAGTAGCGCACCAATACCCCATCATGGCAGGGGAACAACTCACCGGCTTTATCGACATGGTGAGTGAACAAGCCTATCAATATCATCCCGGCGCACCAGCTGACCCCATTCCCTTCCCTGAACATCTCAAACAAGAAGAACATACCGCACGGGCAGAAATGCTCGAAGCCCTAGCAAATTTTGATGACCACTTATTGGAAGAACTTTTAGAAGATATTGAACCACCCCAAGAAGAAATCCTCAAAGATTTAAAAATGGAATTAGGGGCTGATTTAGTAGTCCCCGTCTTCTTTGGTGTCGCTGAACAAGATTATGGTGTCAGACCTTTATTAGAAGCTTTACTCAGGGAAGCCCCCGAACCAGAAACCACCGCCGCCCGTCGCCTCAAAGGTAAAGCTAGTAATACACCCATAGCCCAAGTCTTAAAAACCTATTACACACCCCAAGGTGGCAAACTCTCCCTCGTGCGGGTTTGGCAAGGCAAATTAACCGATGGTATCGTCCTCAACGGCGTGCGCGCTGGGGGAATTTATCACCTCATGGGACAACAACAGCAGTCGGTGAACGAAGTCGGTGCAGGTGAAATTGTTGCCCTCAGTCGTTTAGAAGGAATTAAAACCGGGGATACCATCTCCACAGAACAGTCAATAGAATTACCCAAAGCCCAACAATTAGAGCCAGTTTACGCCCTCGCCATCACCCCAGAAAAGCGCAACGATGAAGTAAAACTCAGTAGTGCTATCAGCAAACTCTTAGAAGAAGACCCCTCTCTAGCTTGGGAACAACACGGTGACACCCATGAAGTGATTTTGTGGGGACAAGGCGAGATTCATTTGCAAGTCGCCCTGGATAGACTGCGCCGCAAATATAACTTGCCCATGTCTACCCACCTGCCACAAGTACCTTATAAAGAAACCATCCGTAAACCAGTTACCTCAGTACATGGACGCTACAAACATCAAAGCGGTGGTCATGGACAGTTCGGTGATGTGTTCTTGGATATCAAACCCCTACCACGGGGTGAAGGCTTCAACTTCAAGGAAAGCATTGTTGGCGGTGTAGTGCCTAGACAGTATATTCCTGGGGTAGAAATGGGTGTGCGGGAATTCCTTGTACACGGGCCTTTGGGCTTCCCTGTGGTGGATGTAGCGGTGACATTAACAAATGGTTCCTATCACACCGTTGATAGTTCCGAACAAGCCTTCAAGCAAGCCGCCCGTTTAGCTATGCAAACAGGCATACCCCAAGCCCAACCCACCTTATTAGAGCCGATTCTGCGGGTAGAAGTGACCACACCAAGCGAATTTACCTCTAAGGTACTGCAATTGTTGAGTGGTAGACGGGGGCAAATCTTGGGCTACGAAGGCAGACAAGATTGGCAAGGTTGGGATAATATTTCTGCTTACCTACCACAAGCCGAGATGCAGAACTTTATTGTAGAACTGCGATCGCTCACCCTCGGCGTTGGTTATTTCCATTGGGCTTATGACCACCTACAAGAAGTCCCAGAAAAGCTTGCTGAACGCGTACTTGCTAGTAACGGTAATGGTAGTAACGGCAATGGCAAGTAG
- the prfC gene encoding peptide chain release factor 3, whose translation MSTEIQTELHQAVELRRNFAIISHPDAGKTTLTEKLLLYGGAIHEAGAVKARRAQRKATSDWMAMEQQRGISITSTVLQFEYQNCQINLLDTPGHQDFSEDTYRTLAAADNAVMLIDVAKGLEPQTRKLFEVCKLRGLPIFTFINKLDRPGREPLELLDEIEQELGLQTYAVNWPIGMGDRFKGVFDRNKQQIHLFERSAHGSKEARDTTVELGDPRIEELLEEDLYYQLKNDLELLEGVGPELDLDLVHQGKMTPVFFGSAMTNFGVELFLKYFLNYALKPGVHISSVGEVAPTYPEFSGFVFKLQANMDPKHRDRVAFIRVCTGKFEKDMTVNHARTGKIVRLSRPQKLFAQERESIDVAYPGDVIGLNNPGVFAIGDTIYTGQKLEYEGIPYFSPELFATLRNPNPSKFKQFQKGISELREEGAVQIMYSVDEAKRDPIMAAVGQLQFEVVQFRLQNEYGVETILELLPYSVARWVDGGWEALNKVGRIFNTTTVKDSMNRPVLLFRNEWNCQQLQGDHPELKLSAIAPVFSSQTVE comes from the coding sequence ATGTCTACTGAAATACAGACGGAACTCCACCAAGCTGTTGAGCTTCGCCGCAATTTTGCTATTATCTCTCACCCTGACGCGGGTAAAACTACCCTGACTGAAAAACTACTCCTGTACGGAGGTGCAATTCACGAAGCTGGCGCAGTCAAAGCCCGCCGCGCCCAACGTAAGGCAACTTCAGACTGGATGGCAATGGAACAACAACGGGGTATTTCCATTACATCTACAGTATTACAGTTTGAGTACCAAAATTGCCAGATTAATTTGCTCGACACACCCGGACACCAAGATTTTAGTGAAGACACTTATCGCACCTTGGCGGCGGCTGATAATGCGGTGATGTTAATTGACGTGGCTAAAGGTTTGGAACCCCAAACGCGCAAGTTATTTGAAGTGTGTAAATTACGGGGCTTACCAATTTTCACATTTATTAACAAACTTGACCGCCCAGGTAGGGAACCACTGGAACTATTAGACGAGATTGAGCAAGAATTGGGATTACAAACCTACGCTGTTAACTGGCCGATTGGTATGGGCGATCGCTTCAAGGGTGTTTTTGACAGAAACAAGCAACAAATCCACCTGTTTGAACGTAGCGCTCACGGTAGCAAGGAAGCCCGTGATACAACTGTCGAGTTGGGTGACCCCAGAATTGAAGAGTTATTAGAAGAAGATTTGTATTACCAACTGAAAAACGATCTAGAACTTTTAGAAGGTGTCGGCCCGGAATTAGATTTAGATTTGGTGCATCAAGGCAAGATGACACCAGTTTTCTTTGGTAGTGCCATGACAAACTTTGGGGTAGAGTTATTCCTCAAATACTTCCTCAACTATGCCCTAAAACCAGGTGTCCACATCAGCAGCGTCGGTGAAGTCGCCCCCACATACCCAGAGTTTTCTGGTTTTGTCTTTAAATTACAAGCCAATATGGACCCCAAGCACCGAGATCGGGTTGCTTTTATCCGGGTCTGCACTGGTAAGTTTGAAAAAGATATGACAGTTAATCATGCTCGAACTGGCAAAATTGTGCGCCTATCGCGTCCACAAAAACTGTTTGCCCAAGAACGGGAATCGATTGATGTAGCTTATCCAGGTGATGTGATCGGTTTGAATAATCCAGGTGTTTTTGCGATCGGGGATACAATTTACACGGGGCAAAAGCTGGAATATGAAGGGATTCCGTATTTTTCACCAGAACTATTTGCGACTCTTCGCAACCCCAACCCCTCGAAATTTAAGCAATTTCAGAAAGGCATCTCCGAATTGCGTGAAGAGGGCGCAGTGCAAATTATGTACTCAGTTGATGAAGCCAAGCGCGACCCAATTATGGCAGCTGTGGGTCAGTTGCAATTCGAGGTGGTGCAGTTTCGCTTACAAAACGAGTATGGTGTAGAAACCATTCTGGAACTACTACCCTACAGCGTCGCCCGTTGGGTTGATGGCGGTTGGGAAGCTTTGAACAAGGTGGGACGTATTTTCAACACCACCACAGTCAAAGACAGCATGAACCGCCCAGTTTTACTGTTCCGCAACGAGTGGAACTGTCAACAGTTACAGGGAGATCATCCAGAGTTAAAACTCAGCGCGATCGCTCCAGTTTTTTCTAGCCAAACAGTAGAATAA
- a CDS encoding glycosyltransferase family 4 protein, translating to MNSNTEKRIALISVHGDPAIEIGKEEAGGQNVYVREVGKALAELGWQVDMFSRRVSREQELIVHHSPLCRTIRLTAGPEEFVPRDNGFKYLPEFVQQLLRFQKENNVNYPLVHTNYWLSSWVGMQLKAIQGSKQVHTYHSLGAVKYKSIDTIPLVATKRLSVEKQVLETAERIVATSPQEQQHMRSLVSTKGYIDIVPCGTDIHRFGSIARQAARAELGIDQQAKVVLYVGRFDQRKGIETLVRAVNESQLRDSNKLRLIIGGGSTPGNSDGRERDRIEGIVRELGMTEMTSFPGRLTQDVLPAYYAAADVCVVPSHYEPFGLVAIEAMASGTPVVASDVGGLQFTVVSEKTGLLVPPKDIAAFNVAIDRILMNPEWRDELGVAARRHVTHKFGWDGVASQLDGIYTQLLTQQVKEPALVTK from the coding sequence ATGAACTCTAACACTGAAAAACGCATAGCTTTAATTTCAGTTCACGGAGACCCAGCAATCGAAATTGGCAAAGAAGAAGCTGGAGGGCAAAATGTTTACGTGCGCGAAGTGGGTAAAGCACTAGCCGAATTGGGATGGCAAGTGGATATGTTTAGCCGCAGAGTGAGTCGTGAACAAGAGTTAATTGTTCACCACAGCCCACTTTGTCGGACAATTCGTTTAACAGCAGGGCCAGAAGAATTTGTACCAAGAGATAATGGCTTCAAATATTTACCAGAATTTGTACAACAACTGCTTCGATTCCAAAAAGAAAATAACGTCAATTATCCATTAGTGCATACAAATTACTGGCTTTCTAGTTGGGTGGGAATGCAGTTAAAAGCAATTCAAGGAAGCAAACAAGTTCATACTTATCACTCTTTAGGAGCAGTCAAGTACAAATCTATAGATACAATTCCTTTGGTTGCGACCAAACGTTTATCAGTAGAAAAACAAGTATTAGAAACAGCAGAAAGAATCGTTGCTACCAGTCCTCAAGAACAACAACATATGCGATCGCTAGTTTCTACTAAAGGTTACATTGATATTGTTCCTTGTGGTACAGATATTCACCGCTTTGGATCAATTGCTAGACAAGCCGCAAGAGCTGAATTAGGAATTGATCAACAGGCAAAGGTGGTCTTGTACGTAGGACGTTTTGATCAACGTAAAGGCATAGAAACCTTAGTACGTGCCGTGAATGAATCTCAATTGCGTGACTCGAATAAACTCAGGCTAATTATCGGTGGTGGTAGTACTCCAGGTAATAGCGATGGCAGAGAGCGCGATCGCATTGAAGGCATTGTGCGAGAATTAGGCATGACGGAAATGACTAGTTTCCCAGGCCGCCTCACCCAGGATGTCCTCCCTGCTTACTATGCTGCGGCTGATGTTTGCGTTGTTCCCAGCCACTATGAACCTTTTGGATTGGTGGCAATTGAAGCAATGGCAAGTGGTACGCCTGTAGTAGCCAGTGATGTTGGTGGACTTCAGTTTACGGTAGTTTCCGAGAAAACCGGTTTATTGGTGCCACCAAAAGATATTGCTGCCTTCAACGTTGCAATTGATAGAATTTTGATGAATCCAGAATGGCGGGATGAGTTAGGCGTTGCTGCAAGAAGACACGTTACCCACAAATTTGGATGGGACGGAGTAGCCAGTCAACTGGATGGAATATACACTCAATTATTGACACAACAGGTTAAAGAACCAGCATTGGTAACTAAGTAG